A window of the Streptomyces griseochromogenes genome harbors these coding sequences:
- a CDS encoding O-methyltransferase, giving the protein MGGQERVITGNRQTSWAFADAFVAEDEALRWARDRAREAGLRSVSPGAGAALRLLAASVDAKAVAEIGTGCGVSGIHLLHGMRPDGVLTTVDPEPEHQQFARQAFRACGFASNRARFIPGRALEVLPRLADAGYDLVFCDGDRQEYSDYLAESLRLLRPGGLVVFEGVFANGRTVDSGPQPTEVLRLRELLRTVRESQELVTSLLPVGDGLLCAVKR; this is encoded by the coding sequence ATAGGGGGACAGGAGAGGGTCATTACCGGCAACCGGCAGACGAGCTGGGCGTTCGCCGACGCCTTTGTCGCCGAGGACGAAGCACTGCGCTGGGCACGTGACCGGGCCCGGGAGGCAGGGCTGCGCTCGGTGTCGCCCGGCGCGGGCGCCGCGCTGCGACTGCTCGCCGCCTCCGTGGACGCGAAGGCGGTCGCGGAGATCGGCACCGGCTGCGGAGTGTCCGGAATCCATCTGCTGCACGGGATGCGCCCGGACGGGGTGCTCACCACGGTCGATCCGGAGCCGGAGCACCAGCAGTTCGCCCGGCAGGCGTTCCGGGCCTGCGGGTTCGCCAGCAACCGGGCCCGGTTCATCCCGGGCCGCGCCCTGGAGGTGCTGCCGCGGCTCGCGGACGCCGGCTACGACCTCGTCTTCTGCGACGGGGACCGGCAGGAGTACTCGGATTACCTCGCTGAATCGTTGCGCCTGCTGCGCCCGGGGGGCCTGGTGGTCTTCGAGGGGGTCTTCGCGAACGGCCGTACGGTCGACTCGGGGCCGCAGCCGACCGAGGTGCTGCGGCTGCGGGAGCTGCTGCGCACGGTGCGCGAGAGCCAGGAGCTGGTGACGTCGCTGCTGCCGGTGGGCGACGGATTGTTGTGCGCCGTCAAACGGTGA
- the fdxA gene encoding ferredoxin, with amino-acid sequence MTYVIAQPCVDVKDKACIEECPVDCIYEGQRSLYIHPDECVDCGACEPVCPVEAIFYEDDTPEEWKDYYKANVEFFDELGSPGGASKLGLIERDHPFVAALPPQGE; translated from the coding sequence GTGACCTACGTCATCGCGCAGCCTTGTGTCGACGTGAAGGACAAGGCGTGCATCGAAGAGTGCCCGGTCGACTGCATCTACGAGGGCCAGCGGTCCTTGTACATCCACCCGGACGAATGCGTCGACTGTGGTGCCTGTGAGCCGGTCTGCCCGGTCGAGGCGATCTTCTACGAGGACGACACTCCGGAGGAGTGGAAGGACTACTACAAGGCGAACGTCGAGTTCTTCGACGAGCTGGGCTCCCCCGGTGGAGCCAGCAAGCTGGGGCTGATCGAGCGCGACCACCCCTTCGTCGCCGCGCTGCCGCCGCAGGGCGAGTGA
- a CDS encoding DUF3117 domain-containing protein — MAAMKPRTGDGPLEVTKEGRGIVMRVPLEGGGRLVVELTPDEAEALGDALKKVVV, encoded by the coding sequence ATGGCGGCCATGAAGCCGCGGACGGGCGATGGCCCGCTCGAGGTGACCAAGGAGGGGCGGGGCATCGTCATGCGCGTTCCGCTCGAAGGCGGCGGTCGGCTCGTCGTCGAGCTGACCCCTGACGAGGCCGAGGCACTCGGCGACGCCCTCAAGAAGGTCGTCGTCTGA
- the dapE gene encoding succinyl-diaminopimelate desuccinylase codes for MADTSLDLTLDAAELTAQLVDFRSESGTEKPLADAIETALRALPHLTVDRFGNNVIARTDLGRAERVILAGHIDTVPIADNVPSRLDEDGVLWGCGTCDMKSGVAVQLRIAATVPAPNRDLTFVFYDNEEVAAELNGLKHVSEAHPEWLRGDFAVLLEPSDGQVEGGCQGTLRVLLKTAGERAHSARGWMGSNAIHAAAPVLARLAAYEPRRPVIDGLEYREGLNAVGISGGVAGNVIPDECVVTVNFRYAPDRTEEEAIAHVREVFADCGVTEFVVDDHSPGALPGLSHPAAAAFIEAVGGTPLPKYGWTDVSRFSALGVPAVNYGPGNPHLAHKRDERVEVAKILAGEERLRNWLTA; via the coding sequence ATGGCCGACACCTCGCTTGACCTCACACTCGACGCCGCCGAGCTCACCGCGCAGCTGGTCGACTTCCGCTCCGAGAGCGGCACAGAGAAGCCCCTCGCGGACGCGATCGAGACCGCCCTGCGCGCCCTGCCGCATCTCACGGTGGACCGGTTCGGCAACAACGTGATCGCCCGGACCGACCTCGGCCGTGCGGAGCGGGTGATCCTGGCCGGCCACATCGACACGGTGCCGATCGCCGACAACGTCCCCTCGCGGCTGGACGAGGACGGCGTGCTGTGGGGCTGCGGCACCTGCGACATGAAGTCCGGCGTGGCGGTCCAGCTGCGCATCGCGGCGACGGTCCCGGCCCCCAACCGCGACCTCACCTTCGTGTTCTACGACAACGAGGAGGTCGCCGCCGAACTCAACGGCCTCAAGCACGTCTCCGAGGCCCACCCCGAGTGGCTGCGGGGCGACTTCGCGGTCCTGCTGGAGCCCTCCGACGGGCAGGTCGAGGGCGGCTGCCAGGGCACCCTGCGGGTGCTGCTGAAGACCGCCGGCGAGCGGGCCCACTCGGCCCGCGGCTGGATGGGCTCCAACGCGATCCACGCGGCGGCCCCCGTCCTGGCCCGGCTGGCCGCCTACGAGCCCCGCCGGCCGGTGATCGACGGACTGGAGTACCGCGAGGGCCTGAACGCGGTGGGCATCTCGGGGGGAGTGGCGGGCAACGTCATCCCGGACGAGTGCGTGGTGACGGTCAACTTCCGCTACGCCCCCGACCGCACCGAGGAGGAGGCGATCGCCCACGTCCGCGAGGTGTTCGCGGACTGCGGCGTGACGGAGTTCGTGGTCGACGACCACAGCCCCGGCGCGCTGCCCGGCCTCTCCCACCCGGCCGCGGCGGCCTTCATCGAGGCGGTGGGCGGCACGCCGCTGCCGAAGTACGGCTGGACGGACGTCTCCCGCTTCTCCGCGCTCGGCGTGCCCGCGGTCAACTATGGACCGGGCAATCCGCACTTGGCGCACAAAAGGGATGAACGGGTGGAGGTTGCGAAGATCCTCGCGGGCGAGGAGCGCCTGCGGAACTGGCTCACGGCGTAA
- a CDS encoding enoyl-CoA hydratase/isomerase family protein yields MADTVLYEVSDGLATITLNRPEAMNALNIATKAALREAAESAAGDTAVRAILLTAAGDRAFCVGQDLKEHIGLLATDRETGSRQTMTTVKEHYNPIVKALAGAPKPVVAGVNGVAAGAGFGFALAADYRVVADTAAFNTSFAGVALTADSGISWTLPRVIGPGRAADLLLFPRSISAQDALELGIANRLVPAAELRAEAEKVARALAEGPTVAYAAIKEAVAYGLTHSLAETLEKEDELQTRAGQSEDHTIAVQAFVNKEKPKYSGR; encoded by the coding sequence ATGGCCGACACCGTGCTCTACGAGGTGAGCGACGGACTCGCGACGATCACGCTGAACCGCCCCGAGGCGATGAACGCGCTGAACATCGCGACCAAGGCCGCTCTCCGGGAGGCGGCGGAATCCGCGGCCGGGGACACCGCCGTACGGGCGATCCTGCTGACCGCCGCCGGGGACCGGGCGTTCTGCGTGGGCCAGGACCTCAAGGAGCACATCGGGCTGCTCGCCACCGACCGCGAGACCGGGTCCAGGCAGACGATGACCACGGTCAAGGAGCACTACAACCCGATCGTGAAGGCGCTGGCCGGGGCACCGAAGCCGGTGGTCGCCGGGGTGAACGGAGTGGCGGCCGGGGCAGGCTTCGGCTTCGCGCTCGCCGCGGACTACCGGGTGGTCGCCGACACGGCGGCCTTCAACACCTCCTTCGCGGGCGTCGCCCTGACCGCGGACTCCGGCATCTCCTGGACGCTGCCCCGGGTCATCGGACCGGGCCGCGCCGCCGATCTGCTGCTCTTCCCGCGCAGCATCAGCGCCCAGGACGCGCTGGAGCTGGGCATCGCCAACCGGCTGGTGCCCGCCGCCGAGCTGCGCGCCGAGGCCGAGAAGGTGGCGCGGGCGCTGGCCGAGGGCCCGACGGTGGCGTACGCGGCGATCAAGGAGGCAGTGGCCTATGGGCTGACGCACTCCCTCGCCGAGACGCTGGAGAAGGAGGACGAGCTGCAGACGCGGGCGGGGCAGTCCGAGGACCACACCATCGCGGTGCAGGCGTTCGTGAACAAGGAGAAGCCGAAGTATTCGGGGCGCTGA
- a CDS encoding heavy metal transporter — protein MPEPSPTRPKRRGRLLRFSAALLVLSAVVAYLVVQYVAGGGGARGCKVVSGTGDGTSYEFTPEQAANAASIAAVGSGRGMPERAVAIALATAIQESGLRNIEHGDRDSLGLFQQRPSQGWGSEQEIMDPDYAAGMFYAHLARVPNYTDLPLTQAAQQVQRSGYPEAYAKHEPDATLLAAALTGHAAATLTCDGRPEHTATATGPDAVRAALVRDFGRDALQETGAEVGGTAVPSPSPSPSVTATARGRTVTVPVPQGARTDATGRDERERGWQLAHWAVANSSALHIDRVAYAGREWTGGNGGGKWRTTGAEVAGGAERSVGTVRIVTGQ, from the coding sequence GTGCCAGAGCCGTCCCCCACTCGCCCCAAGCGCCGCGGCCGCCTCCTGCGTTTCAGTGCGGCGCTGCTGGTCCTGTCCGCCGTCGTCGCCTACCTGGTGGTGCAGTACGTCGCAGGGGGCGGGGGTGCGCGCGGCTGCAAGGTGGTCTCCGGCACGGGCGACGGAACGTCGTACGAGTTCACGCCCGAGCAGGCGGCGAACGCGGCGTCCATCGCCGCCGTCGGCAGCGGGCGGGGCATGCCCGAGCGGGCGGTGGCCATCGCGCTGGCGACCGCCATCCAGGAGTCGGGGCTGCGCAACATCGAGCACGGCGACCGGGATTCGCTGGGCCTGTTCCAGCAGCGGCCCTCGCAGGGCTGGGGCAGCGAGCAGGAGATCATGGACCCGGACTACGCGGCGGGCATGTTCTACGCGCACCTGGCCAGGGTGCCGAACTACACCGATCTGCCGTTGACCCAGGCCGCGCAGCAGGTGCAGCGCAGCGGCTATCCGGAGGCGTACGCCAAGCACGAGCCGGACGCCACTCTGCTCGCGGCGGCCCTGACCGGGCACGCGGCGGCCACGCTGACCTGTGACGGCCGCCCGGAGCACACGGCTACGGCGACCGGTCCCGACGCGGTACGGGCCGCGCTGGTACGGGATTTCGGGCGGGACGCCCTGCAGGAGACCGGCGCGGAGGTGGGCGGTACGGCGGTCCCGTCGCCGTCCCCGTCGCCGAGTGTGACGGCGACCGCGCGCGGGCGGACGGTGACCGTACCGGTGCCCCAGGGCGCGAGGACGGACGCGACCGGGCGCGACGAGCGGGAGCGGGGCTGGCAGCTGGCGCACTGGGCCGTGGCCAACTCCTCGGCGCTGCACATCGACCGGGTGGCGTACGCGGGCCGGGAGTGGACCGGCGGGAACGGCGGCGGGAAGTGGCGCACTACCGGCGCGGAAGTGGCTGGTGGTGCGGAGAGATCCGTGGGCACGGTCCGGATCGTGACCGGACAGTAG
- the folP gene encoding dihydropteroate synthase, whose product MLRLGRREFGPHEPVIMAIVNRTPDSFYDQGATFRDEPALARVEQAVTEGAAIIDIGGVKAGPGEEVTAEEEARRTVGFVAEVRRRFPDVIISVDTWRAEVGEAVCEAGADLLNDAWGGVDPGLAEVAARYGVGLVCTHAGGVQPRTRPHRVTYDDVVDDILKVTLGLAERAVSLGVPRESVLIDPGHDFGKNTRHSLEATRRLDEMVATGWPVLVSLSNKDFVGETLDRPVKERLVGTLATTAVSAWLGAQVYRVHEVAETRQVLEMVASIAGHRPPAVARRGLA is encoded by the coding sequence ATGCTCAGGCTGGGCAGGCGGGAATTCGGGCCGCACGAGCCGGTGATCATGGCGATCGTGAACCGGACCCCGGACTCCTTCTACGACCAGGGGGCCACGTTCCGCGACGAGCCCGCGCTCGCACGCGTGGAGCAGGCGGTGACCGAGGGGGCCGCGATCATCGACATCGGCGGGGTGAAGGCCGGGCCGGGCGAGGAGGTCACGGCCGAGGAGGAGGCGCGGCGGACGGTCGGTTTCGTCGCGGAGGTACGGCGGCGCTTCCCCGACGTGATCATCAGCGTGGACACCTGGCGGGCCGAGGTCGGCGAGGCGGTGTGCGAGGCCGGGGCGGATCTGCTGAACGACGCGTGGGGTGGGGTGGACCCGGGGCTGGCGGAGGTCGCGGCGCGGTACGGGGTGGGGCTGGTGTGCACGCACGCGGGGGGTGTGCAGCCGCGTACCCGGCCGCACCGGGTGACGTACGACGACGTCGTCGACGACATCCTGAAGGTCACCCTGGGGCTGGCGGAGCGGGCGGTGTCGCTGGGGGTGCCGCGGGAGTCGGTGCTGATCGATCCCGGGCACGACTTCGGGAAGAACACGCGGCACAGTCTTGAGGCGACGCGGCGGCTGGACGAGATGGTGGCCACGGGATGGCCGGTGCTGGTGTCTTTGTCCAACAAGGACTTCGTGGGGGAGACGTTGGACCGGCCGGTGAAGGAGCGGTTGGTGGGGACGTTGGCGACCACGGCGGTGTCGGCGTGGCTCGGGGCGCAGGTGTACCGGGTGCATGAGGTTGCCGAGACTCGGCAGGTGCTGGAGATGGTGGCGTCGATCGCCGGGCACCGTCCGCCCGCTGTGGCTCGCCGGGGCCTGGCCTGA
- a CDS encoding GNAT family N-acetyltransferase yields MEISAHGRLEVRITAADVGKRVSVRRLNVPGVTEEKFTDTVGVLTSWDDGVLMITQRDGRSVRIPESALVAGKVVPAAPARRRGPAASYPELARVAARAWRPVESERLGEWELRAAVQEVPREARPWGVAAGRRVGFTRRANSVLPLGDPGLPLDAALDAVRRWYHERGLPAYVQAATGAEGTQELLCAELERRGWVREVTAELWIGALAPVADRAEGAGVTLSCEPDEAWLARYRHKGVSEVALRVLGRGSTRPGEAGSGEGPSVWFATVPGAAAGEPVAAIGRCVVDGRWAGFAAVEVDPGRHRQGLATEVMAALARRALDEGASAAWLQVEEDNEAARALYAGLGFAPHHAYHHYREPDASRGPGRS; encoded by the coding sequence GTGGAAATATCGGCGCATGGACGCCTCGAGGTCCGTATCACCGCTGCTGACGTGGGCAAACGGGTCTCCGTACGGCGGTTGAACGTACCTGGGGTGACAGAAGAGAAGTTCACCGACACGGTGGGTGTTCTCACATCATGGGACGACGGCGTGCTCATGATCACACAGCGGGACGGGCGGAGTGTCCGGATCCCGGAGTCCGCGCTGGTCGCGGGCAAGGTCGTACCGGCCGCTCCGGCGCGCCGCCGGGGCCCCGCCGCGAGCTACCCGGAGCTGGCGCGCGTCGCCGCGCGCGCGTGGCGTCCGGTGGAGAGCGAGCGGCTCGGGGAGTGGGAGCTGAGGGCCGCGGTCCAGGAGGTGCCGCGCGAAGCGCGCCCGTGGGGGGTGGCGGCCGGGCGGCGGGTGGGCTTCACGCGGCGGGCGAACAGTGTGCTGCCGCTCGGTGATCCGGGGCTTCCGCTCGACGCGGCCCTGGATGCCGTACGACGCTGGTACCACGAGCGTGGCCTGCCCGCCTATGTGCAGGCCGCCACCGGTGCCGAGGGCACGCAGGAGCTGCTGTGCGCGGAGCTGGAGCGGCGCGGCTGGGTGCGGGAGGTGACCGCCGAGCTGTGGATCGGGGCCCTGGCGCCGGTCGCGGACCGGGCCGAAGGCGCGGGGGTGACGCTGTCCTGTGAACCGGACGAGGCGTGGCTCGCCCGGTATCGGCACAAAGGGGTGAGCGAGGTGGCTCTGCGGGTGCTCGGGCGGGGGTCCACCCGTCCGGGCGAAGCCGGAAGCGGGGAAGGCCCGTCGGTGTGGTTCGCGACCGTGCCGGGCGCCGCCGCCGGTGAGCCCGTGGCGGCGATCGGCCGGTGTGTCGTGGACGGGCGATGGGCCGGGTTCGCCGCCGTCGAGGTCGATCCGGGCCGGCACCGGCAGGGGCTGGCCACCGAGGTGATGGCCGCGCTGGCCCGGCGTGCCCTGGACGAGGGCGCCTCGGCGGCCTGGCTGCAGGTGGAGGAGGACAACGAGGCCGCCCGGGCCCTGTACGCCGGGCTCGGCTTCGCCCCGCACCACGCCTACCACCACTACCGGGAGCCGGACGCCTCCCGCGGCCCCGGACGGTCGTAG
- a CDS encoding TIGR00730 family Rossman fold protein, whose product MATGNPEGKKQPPDEQRLGPVLRRRGQVTASTTDQRLLDAGGPSDWVHTDPWRVLRIQSEFIEGFGTLAELPPAISVFGSARTTVDSPEYDAGVRLGRALVEAGWAVITGGGPGAMEAANKGACEAGGISVGLGIELPFEQGLNPYVDIGLNFRYFFVRKMMFVKYAQGFVVLPGGLGTLDELFEALTLVQTQKVTRFPIVLFGSEYWGGLVSWLQNTLVAQGKASEKDLLLFHVTDEVDEAVALVSKEAAR is encoded by the coding sequence ATGGCTACCGGAAACCCCGAGGGGAAGAAGCAGCCGCCGGACGAGCAGCGGCTCGGACCGGTCCTCCGACGGCGTGGCCAGGTCACGGCGAGTACGACCGACCAGCGGCTGCTGGACGCCGGAGGACCCTCGGACTGGGTTCACACGGACCCCTGGCGTGTCCTGCGCATCCAGTCGGAATTCATCGAAGGCTTCGGCACGCTCGCCGAACTCCCTCCCGCCATCAGCGTGTTCGGCTCCGCGCGGACGACGGTGGACTCGCCGGAGTACGACGCCGGGGTGCGGCTCGGCCGGGCGCTGGTGGAGGCCGGCTGGGCCGTGATCACGGGCGGCGGGCCGGGCGCCATGGAGGCGGCCAACAAGGGCGCGTGCGAGGCGGGCGGCATCTCGGTCGGCCTCGGCATCGAGCTGCCCTTCGAGCAGGGGCTGAATCCTTACGTCGACATCGGCCTCAACTTCCGCTACTTCTTCGTCCGGAAGATGATGTTCGTGAAGTACGCACAGGGCTTCGTCGTGCTTCCCGGCGGCCTCGGCACCCTCGACGAACTCTTCGAGGCCCTCACCCTGGTGCAGACCCAGAAGGTCACGCGCTTCCCGATCGTGCTGTTCGGCAGCGAGTACTGGGGCGGGCTGGTGTCCTGGCTGCAGAACACGCTGGTGGCCCAGGGCAAGGCGTCCGAGAAGGATCTGCTCCTGTTCCACGTCACGGACGAGGTGGACGAAGCGGTGGCCCTGGTCTCCAAGGAGGCGGCCCGCTAG
- a CDS encoding DNA-3-methyladenine glycosylase I, protein MSDGAALAGPDGALRCPWALSTEDYVSYHDEEWGRPVHGDDALFERISLEAFQSGLSWITILRRRTGFRAAFADFRIEKVAAFTDEDRERLLADPGIIRNRAKVDATLANARVLADWADGELDELIWSHAPDPATRPAPKTLADVPAVTPESTALSKTLKKRGLRFVGPTTAYALMQACGLVNDHLETCVARSAL, encoded by the coding sequence ATGAGCGACGGAGCGGCCCTCGCCGGTCCCGACGGCGCCCTGCGCTGCCCGTGGGCCCTGTCCACCGAGGACTACGTCTCGTACCACGACGAGGAGTGGGGCCGTCCGGTCCACGGCGACGACGCCCTCTTCGAGCGGATCAGCCTGGAGGCCTTCCAGTCGGGCCTGTCCTGGATCACGATCCTGCGCCGCCGCACCGGCTTCCGCGCGGCCTTCGCCGACTTCCGGATCGAGAAGGTCGCCGCGTTCACGGACGAGGACCGCGAGCGACTGCTGGCCGACCCGGGCATCATCCGCAACCGCGCCAAGGTCGACGCGACACTCGCCAACGCGCGCGTGCTCGCCGACTGGGCCGACGGCGAGCTGGACGAGCTGATCTGGTCCCATGCCCCGGACCCGGCAACCCGCCCGGCCCCGAAGACCCTCGCCGACGTCCCGGCCGTGACCCCGGAGTCCACCGCCCTCTCCAAGACCCTGAAGAAGCGCGGTCTCAGATTCGTCGGCCCGACGACGGCGTACGCGTTGATGCAGGCGTGCGGCCTGGTCAACGACCACTTGGAGACCTGCGTGGCCAGAAGCGCCCTGTAG
- a CDS encoding DivIVA domain-containing protein — translation MVMFLFLVVALAVVVAAVTLAVVGGGESGPLPEVDPERLQDPLPPDRPVHRADVESLRFPLAPRGYRMADVDDALGRLGAELAERDARIADLESALAGARAAAAHARLDKHGHEEQR, via the coding sequence ATGGTTATGTTCTTGTTCCTGGTCGTCGCCCTCGCCGTCGTGGTGGCCGCGGTGACACTCGCCGTGGTGGGCGGCGGCGAGAGCGGCCCGCTGCCCGAGGTGGACCCGGAGCGGCTGCAGGACCCGCTGCCCCCGGACCGCCCGGTCCACAGGGCGGACGTGGAGAGCCTGCGCTTCCCGCTCGCCCCGCGCGGCTATCGCATGGCCGACGTGGACGACGCGCTCGGCCGTCTCGGCGCGGAACTGGCCGAGCGGGACGCCCGTATCGCCGACCTGGAGTCCGCACTGGCCGGCGCCCGCGCCGCCGCGGCGCACGCCCGGCTGGACAAGCACGGCCATGAGGAGCAGCGATGA
- a CDS encoding bifunctional succinyldiaminopimelate transaminase/glutamate-prephenate aminotransferase — protein sequence MSAVSDRLPTFPWDKLEPYKKTAAAHPDGIVDLSVGTPVDPVPELIQKALIDAADSPGYPTVWGTPALREAITGWLERRLGAREVTHRHVLPIVGSKELVAWLPTQLGLGPGDRVAFPRLAYPTYEVGARLARAEYEVYDDPRDLDPANLKLLWLNSPSNPTGRVLGKQELTEIVAWAREHGVLLFSDECYLELGWEADPVSVLHPDVNGGSYDGIVAVHSLSKRSNLAGYRAAFLAGDPAVLGPLLEIRKHGGMMTSAPTQAAAVAALGDDEHVRVQRERYAARRTLLRDALLGHGFRIEHSEASLYLWATRDESCWATVAHLAELGILVAPGDFYGEAGGKFVRVAFTATDERVRAAVARLTA from the coding sequence GTGTCCGCAGTCTCCGACCGTCTTCCGACCTTCCCCTGGGACAAGCTGGAGCCGTACAAGAAGACGGCCGCCGCGCACCCGGACGGCATCGTCGACCTCTCCGTCGGCACCCCGGTCGACCCGGTCCCCGAGCTGATCCAGAAGGCCCTGATCGACGCGGCCGACTCCCCGGGCTACCCGACGGTCTGGGGCACCCCCGCACTGCGTGAGGCGATCACCGGCTGGCTGGAGCGCCGCCTGGGCGCCCGCGAGGTCACCCACCGCCACGTTCTGCCGATCGTCGGCTCCAAGGAGCTGGTGGCCTGGCTGCCGACCCAGCTGGGCCTCGGCCCGGGCGACAGGGTGGCCTTCCCGCGCCTGGCCTACCCGACGTACGAGGTCGGCGCCCGCCTGGCCCGCGCCGAGTACGAGGTCTACGACGACCCGCGCGACCTGGACCCGGCGAACCTGAAGCTCCTCTGGCTGAACTCGCCGTCCAACCCCACCGGCAGGGTACTGGGCAAGCAGGAGCTGACGGAGATCGTCGCCTGGGCCCGCGAACACGGCGTGCTGCTGTTCTCCGACGAGTGCTACCTGGAGCTGGGCTGGGAGGCCGACCCGGTCTCTGTCCTGCACCCGGACGTCAACGGTGGCTCCTACGACGGCATCGTGGCCGTCCACTCCCTCTCCAAGCGCTCGAACCTGGCCGGCTACCGCGCCGCCTTCCTGGCGGGCGACCCGGCCGTCCTCGGCCCCCTGCTGGAGATCCGCAAGCACGGCGGCATGATGACCTCGGCGCCGACGCAGGCGGCGGCGGTGGCGGCCCTGGGCGACGACGAGCACGTCCGTGTGCAGCGCGAGCGCTACGCGGCCCGTCGTACGCTCCTGCGCGACGCCCTCCTCGGCCACGGCTTCCGCATCGAGCACAGCGAGGCGAGCCTCTACCTGTGGGCCACCCGCGACGAGTCCTGCTGGGCCACGGTCGCCCACCTGGCCGAGCTGGGCATCCTGGTCGCCCCCGGCGACTTCTACGGCGAGGCGGGCGGGAAGTTCGTACGCGTGGCGTTCACGGCGACGGACGAACGCGTCCGGGCGGCGGTGGCCCGCCTCACGGCGTAG
- a CDS encoding ATP-binding protein, giving the protein MSLPLTRRIARAALLVAAGAAAGVGAAGSAGAATNLPATPDLGGVSALDTNSVGNTVENATQQATDLAGNAGTQAVKKAAPVATKTGTGTVKKTTPAVQKAAGEAAGTAGSVIGNAAADTAKGGLSTGSLAPGGLSTSSLPLGH; this is encoded by the coding sequence ATGTCCCTCCCCCTGACCCGCCGGATCGCTCGTGCCGCGCTGCTTGTCGCAGCGGGAGCGGCTGCCGGGGTCGGTGCGGCCGGCTCTGCCGGCGCGGCCACGAACCTGCCGGCAACCCCGGACCTGGGTGGCGTGAGCGCCCTGGACACGAACAGCGTCGGCAACACCGTCGAAAACGCCACGCAGCAGGCCACCGACCTCGCGGGCAACGCGGGCACCCAGGCCGTCAAGAAGGCGGCCCCGGTCGCGACCAAGACCGGTACCGGCACCGTGAAGAAGACGACGCCCGCCGTCCAGAAGGCCGCCGGAGAGGCCGCCGGAACCGCGGGCAGTGTCATCGGGAACGCCGCGGCCGACACGGCGAAGGGCGGCCTGTCGACGGGCTCCCTCGCGCCGGGCGGCCTGTCGACCAGCAGCCTGCCGCTGGGTCACTGA
- the sigE gene encoding RNA polymerase sigma factor SigE: MLRRFLGSAGKPKSVNDTADSHATGFAAGDTQTATFSTDADGQAWTPPTWEEIVSTHSGRVYRLAYRLTGNQHDAEDLTQEVFVRVFRSLSTYSPGTFEGWLHRITTNLFLDMVRRKQRIRFDALGEDAAERLPSREPTPQQVFNDAHFDADVQQALDTLAPEFRAAVVLCDIEGLSYEEIAATLGVKLGTVRSRIHRGRSQLRKALAHRSPEARKAERRSFIPRVPALGGGGATA, translated from the coding sequence GTGCTACGGCGCTTTCTCGGATCGGCAGGGAAGCCGAAATCCGTGAACGACACCGCTGACAGCCACGCCACCGGTTTTGCCGCCGGCGACACCCAGACCGCGACCTTCTCCACCGACGCGGACGGGCAGGCATGGACTCCGCCCACGTGGGAGGAGATCGTCAGCACGCACAGCGGCCGTGTCTACCGGCTCGCCTACCGCCTCACGGGCAACCAGCACGACGCCGAGGACCTCACCCAGGAGGTCTTCGTCCGCGTCTTCCGCTCCCTGTCGACGTACTCGCCGGGCACCTTCGAGGGCTGGCTGCACCGCATCACCACCAACCTCTTCCTGGACATGGTCCGGCGCAAGCAGCGCATCCGCTTCGACGCCCTCGGCGAGGACGCGGCCGAGCGCCTGCCCAGCCGCGAGCCCACCCCGCAGCAGGTCTTCAACGACGCCCACTTCGACGCGGACGTCCAGCAGGCCCTCGACACCCTCGCGCCCGAGTTCCGCGCCGCGGTCGTCCTGTGCGACATCGAAGGACTGTCCTACGAGGAGATCGCCGCGACCCTCGGCGTGAAGCTCGGCACGGTCCGCTCCCGTATCCACCGCGGCCGCTCCCAGCTGCGCAAGGCCCTGGCCCACCGTTCACCCGAGGCGCGGAAGGCCGAGCGGCGTTCCTTCATCCCCCGTGTCCCCGCTCTGGGGGGAGGGGGCGCGACCGCGTGA